TTCCTCGGCGAGGTCGGCGCGGGCATCTACGGCATGGCGCGGCAGATCCGCACGCCGGTACGCCAGGTGCGCCAGAGCTTCGACGGCCTACTCAATCCGATCATCGCGCGAACCATCGCGACGCGGGGGCCAGGGCACACGGGCCTCGCCACGGCCGCCGCATCGCGGCTGATACTGGCGGTGCAATTGCCGGTCCTCGTCGCGCTGGTGCTGATCGGCGAGCCTCTGCTCGCCTCGTTCGGACCGGGCTTCGTCACCGGCTACTGGGCCATGGTCCTGCTGACTGCCGCTGAGATGTTCCAGGGCGCGTTCAGCGTCAGCGACCTCATCATCCTCTACAACCGGCCATTGGCGGCGGTGCGGATCACGGGGGCCAACATCGGCTGCAATGTGGTCGCAGGCTGCCTGCTGATGCCGCAGTTCGGCGTGACAGGCGCGGCGCTCTCGGTGATGATCGGGGTCTTTGCCGGCATCGTCCTGCGCCGACTGACCCTGCAGCGCAGTTTCGGCGTTGCCGTGCCCTTCCACCACAGCGCGGGGCCGATGTCCGCCGCTCTGCTGGCCATGGCCGGCGCATTCGCCGTGCGCAGCCTTGTGAGCGGCCCGGCTTTATGGAGCAACGGCGCCGCGCTCGCCACCGGCCTGCTCGGCTACGCCGCGGCCCTGCGTATCTGGATGGCCGCGGCGCGCGAAGACTGGTCGCTCGGCGAGTTCGAGCCCGAAGGCGCCTGACCTACTCCGCCGCGATGCTCAGCGCCGTTTCCTCGATCGGGCGGTGGTCGATCACCCAGCGCACGTTGCGGCGCAGCGGTTCGATGCCGTCGTGCGGCATGCCCGGCGGCATCGTGTGGATCGACTTGTAGATGTCCATCGCATTGTGGCCCTTGAGCGAGACCAGACGCTGCACCCCTGCGAGCGCGAAGGGATCGAGCAGCCGGTCGCGCAGGCTCTCGGGATAGACGCCGACGGTCTGCGTCGTGTCGTCGCACCATTTGACGACGTCGAGCAGGTCGGCAACGGGGACGATGTTGACCACGCGGTTGTTGAGCTGATCGTAGAAATCGACACGGTCGGGGAAGCGCGAGATCACCACGCCGCCGTTCACGGTGTCGCCCTCGACCGTGTAGAAATCGTCCTCGAGCGCGACGGCTTCCATCTCTGCCTCGAGGTCCTTGTTGGGCTTGTCAGCGGGCGTCGAGAGGATCGGCGGCAGGTTCTGGTATTCAGCGACGACCTTGCGGCCGAGCTCGGCCAAGCGGTCGAGAGACGCGTCGTCAGTTTTGCATTCGACATAAACCAGCCGCGAATTGACGCAGGCGGTCTGGTTGTAGAAGCCCGAGATCGTCGCGATGCCGCGCGCCGCCTCGTCCATCGCCGCGTCGCTTTCCAGCGCTTCCTTGCCGATCACCGAGACCGAGAACTTGGGGTTCAGCGCGGTCAGGTCGATGCCCGGCGTCAGGAACTTCTGGATGTGCTTGACCGAGGACATGCCGCCCCAGGCGGTGATCTTGTCGATGCGCGTGGTGCGGACGATCTGCGAGTCCATGTATTCGTCGCCGCCCTTCCAGTAGGCGACCGCGACGTGCTTGCAGACCGGGTGGCTGGCATCGAGTTCGAGCATGGTGCGCATGATCGCATTGGCGGTCAGCGGGTCGTTCGAGGGCGATTTGATCAGCACGTCGGACTTGGTCAGCGCGCCGCGCACGATCGTCAGCGCAGCCACGACGGGCACGTTGCCCGCGGTGATGTGGAGCTGGCGCGTGCCGACCGCACGGACGCGGCAGTGCGGGCCGGCGGGGGAGGGCACCCAGCCGTCGAGGTAGTCGGCCCCGATCGTGCCGTCGATCTGCGCGAACATCGATACCGGATCGAACATGAGCGGCAGGTCGTCATAGACACCGCGCAGGATCGGCTCGGCGAGCCCGCCCGCGCGCAGGGCTAGGGCGAAGCTCTCTTGCAGGTAGGGATTGTCCTCGAATCTGAGCCGCTTGCCGGCTTCGGCGAGGAAATCGATGATGTCGCGGATCGGCGTCTGCTGCAGGTCGCCGAGCAGCACCGGGTTGCCGAGCACCAGATCGTGGATGTGCTTGTGCGGATCGGGCGTCAGAAAGGTCGCGCCGCCGCGGCCCTTGTACTCGACCGCGTCCTCGCCGGGCTCGATGATCCGGCCGCGGGCGATGATCGGGATGCGATAGGTGTCGGTCATGATCGGCTATCCTTGGGAAACGAAGTCCATGAAATCGTTGTAGGCCTGGGCCGTGCCGGCGCAGGAAATCTTGTCGTCGCCGCCTTCCATCTCGGCGAAGCGGGTGATCACGGGGCCGACGGTCGGACCCTTCCAGCCGCAGCCGCATTGCTCGTCCCAGTCGATCGTCACCTGGTCGCCCGAGATGAAGCCGCCCCAGTAGGTCTCGGCCTGCAGGTCGAAGAAGGCATAGCGCCCGGTCTGCTGGCCTTCGCGCGGCAGCAGTTTCATGTCGCGGTCGAACAGGAAGGGCACGGTGTGCGGCATCGTGTGGAACTGGCCGTTACGGCAGCGCGGGGCGAAACCGCAGCCCTCGGACATGCCGTAGACCATCGAGACCGTCTCGATCCCGAAGAAGTCCTTGACGAAGTTCTCCCAGTCGGGCGGCGGGTCCTTGAGGCCCTTCATGCCGCCGCCGGTAGCGATGAAGCTTCCGGCTGCGAATTCGGGCTTGATGCCCTTGGCGATGCCGTTGCGCGCGGTGGTGATCAGATCGCCGAAAGTGCCGCCGATCTTGACGCGCTGGCCGCGGAACTCCTCGAAAAGCGTATCGAAGAAGGCCGCCACGTCCTGGTCGCGGCGCCTGGCCTGGGCGATCATCTCTTCGCGCGCCTTGAGCAGCGCGGGATCGAGCCCGAGCTTCTGCAATTCGCCGCGATCCTCGGCGCTCTGCATCCGGCCGGCTAGCGACATGAAGTCGGCTGAGAGCCGGCCCTGATAGAGCGTGTGGTAGTGTGCCTCGCCGCCGGCCGCGGGGATGTTGAAAGTGGAGACCATCTTAAGCGCCATCTGGTGGCCGTAGCGATAGCTGGGGAAGAAGGTCTCGATGAACTCCTTCGTCGGATCGACGCCGCTCGACGCGCGGCTTGCCTCGTTGTGGCAGTTGCGGAAGGCGTGGAGTTCTGTCTTCGAGCGCGGGATGAAACTGAGCTTGCCGGTCGTGCCTGTGGAATGGCCGATGAACATGCCGAAGTCGTCGAGCCGCGAGATCCAGTCGTCGATCATCGTCAGGCCCGAGAGGTCCATCGTGGTCAGATCGTGCGTCGTCAGGCGGTTGAGCCAGCCGGTCAGCTTGGGGAAGTCGCGCGTCTCGATCAGGCTGAGCGGGTAGGACTTGTAGACGCGGTGGTCGAAGAACAGCGGCAGCGCGTCCTCGAAGCTGTCGATCTTGGTGATCCCCTCGCGCTTTGCGAGCTTGTCGAGCGCGGCGACTTGCGGGACCAGTTCCTCGAAGCGGCACCGGATGATCCTGAGCTGGACGTCGAGGCAGTCCCGCCAGCTCATCGCCAGGAGTCGCTCGTAGCCGCCGTCGAGCCAGCGCCCCGGATTTTCGGGCGAAAGTCCGCTTTTGTCGAGCACCGCTTCGGTCATCGTTCTCTCCCGCCGGCTTATTTGCTGATCACTTTATTAGCAGGCCGGCCGAAGCGGGTCAATCGCGCCTGCAGCGGCAGAACCTTCCTGATCGTGGGACTTTCCCTACCGACAAATTCGTCTTGACAGTCGATGCCTGCGCACCACGATTCCTGCCGTCTTTCAGGGAAGTTGGCAATGCAACTGCTCAAGCGATCTTTGCGCAATCTCGTGCGCCGACGTGGATGGGACTTCGTAAGAACCCCGAACCTCAATCAGTTCCTCGACAGCCGGAACATCGACCTCGTCATCGACGTAGGGGCCAACGTGGGAGACTATGGCGACCATCTGCGCCGTTGGGGCTATCGCGCGGCAATCATCAGCCTGGAGCCCGCCAGCGAACCCTATGGCAAGCTCGAGAAGCGCATCAGCGGCGAGGCGATGTGGGATGCGATCCGCCTTGCCGCCGGCAGCGAACCCGGAGAAGCCGAGATCAACATTTCCGTGGACGAGCGGTTCAATTCGCTCCTGCCCTTGACCGACCTCGCCCCGAACTTCGACCCGCAATCCCGCGTCGTACGAACCGAAACCATTAAGGTAGAGCGGCTCGACGACATTCTTCGCGGCAAGCCGTTCGCCCGCGGCTTCCTCAAGATCGACACCCAGGGATTCGAGCGGCAGGTTCTCGACGGTGCCGCGGAAACGCTGGCCCGCTGCGAAGGCGTGCAGCTCGAATTGCCCATCGGCCATCTCTACGACGACGTCTGGTCCTTCCGCGAGGCACTCGACCACATGGACAGCCTCGGCTTCGTGCTGGCGCAGAACGTGCCGACGAACACGTTCAGCCATGACCGCGCTTCCGTGATCGAGTTCGATTGCGTGTTCAGGCGCAAGTATGAGCGCTAACGCGAGGCCACTCTAGCGCCAAGCCGCCGGGCGGTTACTTCGCCCGGTTGAGTGCCCAGTCCATCAGCGCAAGTACTTCGTCGTGCCCTTCGGTGATCCCCGTCGCGGCCTCGCGGCGCAGCACCAGCGTCACCGCGTACATCACGAAAGCGGCAGCCTTTGGCGTGACGGGTCCTGCATCGATGCCCTGTTCGCGGAACTGCCGCCCGATCGCCTCAGCCTCGAGCCGGCGCGATTCCGCGACATAGCGCGCGACTTCGGCGCGGATGCCTTCGTGGTGGTTGGCCAGAGCGACGAATTCGAAGACCAGCTTGCCTTCGACCATGCTGGTCAGAGTTTCCCACAGCGACTGGATCGGTCGCTCGCTCGCAACATCTTCGGCAAGACGTTCCAACGCGCGCGCGGTGCGGCGCTGGAAGGTCGCGAGCAGCAGTTCGTCCATCGTTCGGAAGTAATAGTAGACGAGTTGCTGCTTGACCCCGGCTTCGGCGGCGATGCGGCGCGAGGTGGCGGCGCCATAGCCCTCGTTGCGTAGCACGGCCTCGGTCGCGTCGAGCAGGGCATTGGACGTCGCGGAATCCTGCGGGCCCATTCTCCTGTTCGATGCCATCCGCAAGTTCCCCGTCATCGCCCCACTGGTACGGAACGCGAACTAGACGAGTGACGGGTTCGGGGCAACCTTAGGGACCAGAGGGGCCTCAGGCCAGCTTGAGCCGCTTGTAGCTCTCGTCGTCGGGATAGCGGCCGCCCGGCTCGATCATCAGGCCCATGAAGCCATTAGACCAGTCGGACGAGTCCGGATACTGGCGGAACCAGTCGGTGACGACCAGGCGTTTGAGGATGCGCCATTCGTCGCCGCGCTTTTCGAGCGTGTCGACGTAGCGGCCCGAGGCGACCACGTCGGACTTGGTGCCGTCGGGCAGGTTGAGCCGCTGGATGCCGTAGAAATAGCTCTCCACGTCGGCGCTGTTGCCGTGGATCGCGATCAGGATGTTGCCGATGATGTGCTGGGCCTGATCCATCGAGCCGACGATCGGAAACGACCATTCGATCAATCCCTCGACGTCGCCGACGAAGCCGACATGATCGTCGACGCAATCGGGCCAGTAGGCGGTACGCAGCATGTCTGCATCGAGCCGGTCCATCCCGCGCGAGTAACGGTACAGGCATTCCTTGATCGCCTCGCGGTCGGCGAGTTCGTTCAGGATCTGGCTGGTTGGTGTAGTCATCGTATCTCTCCCGGCGGCGCGGGCCGCGTTTGACTGCAGCATTCCTCGCCAACTGACTGATGACAAGTGCACCCGTCCGCCCCATCTTGACTGTGAAGGACGGGTAACTGCGCCTGTCGGTAATGGGATCTAGGATGGACGGGGCGCAGCAAGAACACGAGCCGGCAAGCCCGTCGGTCTGGCGTTATGCCAGAGCCAGCCGGGCCCATGTCGTGATCGACGCCGCCGCCTATTTCGACCTGATGCAGGATGCGATGCTGAAGGCACGGCAGCGGATATTCCTGATCAGCTGGGATTTCGATTCGCGCATCCGGCTCGGTGAGGGGCGGCGCTGGTGGAACCTGCCGCGGCGCGGGGTCTTTCCGGCGAGGCTCGGCGCCTTCATGGTCTGGCTGGTCAAGCGCGCCCCGGAGTTGCAGATCAAATTGCTCGAATGGAACTTCGGCGCGCTGAAGTTCCTCGCGCGCGGCACGATGATCGTCGACGTCGTGCGCTTCTTCTTCAACCGCTCGATCGACCTGAAACTCGATTCCGCGCATCCGATCGGCTGCAGCCACCACCAGAAGATCGCGGTGATCGACGATCGCTTCGCGGTCTGCGGCGGTATCGACATTACTTCGGATCGCTGGGACACGCGCGAGCACCTGCACGAGGACCCGCGCCGCCGCCGGCCGAACAAGCGACTCTATGGCCCGTGGCACGACATCACCATGATGCTCGAGGGCGAGGTTGCCGGCGTGCTCGGTGATCTCGGGCGTGAGCGCTGGCGTGTTGCCGGGGGTGGGGAGATGGCACCCTGCGAATCGCAGACGGAGAGCGCCTGGCCCGACGATCTCGTCGCCGAATTCACCGATGTCGAAGTGGGCATCGCGCGCACCCGCGCTGCCTACAACGGCTGCGAGGAGATCCGCGAGATCGAGGAACTGTTCGTCGAGCAGATCCGCCGGGCAAAGCGGTTCATCTATGCCGAGAGCCAGTACTTCGCCTCGCGCCGCATCGCGGAGGCCATAGCCCAGCGCGTCGCCGAGCCCGATCCGCCCGAGATCGTGTTGATCAATCCGGTTACCGCGCACGGCTGGCTCGAACAGGCGGCGATGGATGCGGCGCGCGTTCGCCTGCTTCACGCGGTCGCCGAGAAGGACCACGCACAGCGCTTCCGCGTCTATGTGCCGCTGACTTCGGGCGGCATGCAGATCTACGTCCACGCAAAGCTGATGATCGTCGACGACGAGATCGTCCGCGTCGGTTCGGCCAACATGAACAACCGCTCGATGGGGCTCGATACCGAATGCGACGTGTTCATCGACGCAGCGCGGCCGGGCAATGGCCACATCACCCCGGCGATCACTGCCTTGCGCCATTCGCTTCTGGCCGAGCACTGCGGCGTTGCGGTCGAACGGCTGGCCGAGGCCATAGAGCGGCTCGGTTCGATGGCCTCGGCGATTGAATCCGTCACCGCGGGCCCGGACTCCGGGGCAAAAAGGCTGGAGCCCTTCACCTTGCGTCCGCTGACGGAAGCTGAAAAGGCGATTGCCGACAACGCAGTGCTCGATCCAGAGCGGCCCGAAGAGATGTTCGAGCCGATTGGCGGCAAGCGCGGACTGTTCAGGCGCGGCGGGATCCTGCGGCGCCCTCGTTAGGTTGAGAGTTCAGGAAGAGAGGACAGATGAGCAAGCACGACCACGAGCACCACGATGGCGACGACGGCCCGCTGAGCAAGCTGCCCGTGCCCGACGAAGTGCAGGACGCGATCCGCACGCTGATCCGCTGGGCCGGCGACGATCCGTCGCGCGAGGGCCTGATCGACACGCCGGCGCGCGTAGCCCGTGCGTGGAAGGAATATTGCCAGGGCTACGAAGAGGATCCGGGCGTTCATCTCGCCAAGGTGTTCCACGAGGTCGGCGGCTACGAGGAGATCGTGCTGCTCAAGGACATCCCGTTCCAGTCGCACTGCGAACACCACATGGCGCCGATCATCGGCAAGGCCTCGATCGCCTATCTGCCGCGCAAGCATGTGGTCGGCATCTCGAAGCTGGCGCGCGTGCTGCACGGCTATGCGCGGCGGCTGCAGATCCAGGAACGCCTGACTGCCGAGGTCGCGCAATGCATCTGGGACCACCTCAAGCCGCAGGGCGTCGCCGTGGTGATCGAGGCGCAGCATGGCTGCATGACCGGCCGCGGCGTGCGCACGCCGGGCGTCGCCATGATCACCAGTCGGCTGATGGGCCATTTCCTCGAAGACCAGTCGAGCCGCAAGGAAGTGCTGAGCCTGATGGGATACTGATGCCTGACGGGGGCGGGGCAGGTTGAACGACGCATCGACGATCAAGCCGCGCAGCGTGGCGGCCTGGCTGCTCGCGCTGGCGCCGGCGGCGATGCTCGCCGTGCTGCTGGCGCGGTCGATCTGGGACGTCGACATCTTCTGGCAGCTCAAGCTCGGCGAACTGACCCTCGCGGGGGCGGTGCCGCGGCAAGAGCCGTTCGCTGCCACACATCTTGGCGAAAGGCTGCCGGCAATCGCCTGGATGGGGCAGGCGGTCATGGCGGCGGTGCGCCAGGCGTTCGGCTGGACCGGCCTGCGGGTGTTCGACGCGCTGTGCTGGCTTGGCGGCTTCCTGCTCGTCGCCGCGGCCGGCCGGCGGCGCAGCGGCTCGGCGGGGGGCGTGCTGCTGGCGCTCGGCGTGGCCTTCTTCGCCGCGCTGCCGCTGGCGAGCATCCGGCCGCAGACCTTCGCCGCGCTGTGCTTCGGCGCGCTGCTGGCGCTGTTGCGGCTCGAAATGAAACCGTGGCAGACGACGGTGCTGGCCGTGCCGCTGCTGCTGATCTGGCAGAATCTCCACCCTTCGGTCAGCGTCGCGGCGGTAGCGCTGGCGGCCCACGCGGCGGTCGGCTGGTGGCGCAGCCTGCGTTCTGGGGCGCCGCGGCCGTGGGAGACGAGCCTGCTCGTTCTGGTCGCCGGGGCGATGATGTTCGCCACGCCCGACGGCTGGTCGATCCTCCAGCTCTCGGCCGAGAACGCCCGCGTCAGCGCGGCCATGGGGGTCAGCGAATGGCTGCCGCTGTGGCATGAAATCAACCGCTTCGTGGCCGTGCCGGTGCTGCTGATCGCGGTCGTGTCGAGCTGGCTGCTGCTGCGTAATCCACGACGGATCGACGGTGCCGAGCTTCTCACGGTGATTGCATTCTTCGCGCTGACGATTGTCACCTATCGCTTCGTGCTGTTCTGGGCGATCGCGCTGATCCCGCTGATCGCTCGCGCCGTGCCGCCGCCGCCGGCCGAACGCCGGACTCCCGCCTGGCTAGCACCTGCTGCCCTGATCACCGCCGCGGTCCTGACGCCGTTGCTGCGCCCGACGCATTTCGATGAGACGATCCCGCTCGCGGCGATCGACAAGCTGCATACGGCGCGCGTGCGCGGCACGATCTTCGCCCATTTCCCCTGGGGCGGGCCGGCGATCGACAGGGGCTATCCGGAATGGCGGGTAGCCTATGACGGGCGCTACTATCGCTACACGCCGCAGGAGTGGGATCGCTATCGCCGGATCTGCTCGGGCGAAATGGGGCTGGCCGAGGTCGATCGCCTCTATCACCCGGCCGGCTTCGTGCTGAGTCCGGCTTGGAATGCTCGGCTGATCGCCGCGTTGCGCCAGGATGTGGGCTGGCAGCAGCTCTCGGCCGACAGCACTGCCGTGGTCTTCAAACGCAAAGCGGCCGCGGCGCCCTGAAGCGCCGCGGCCGCCGTTAGCCTGGAAAAAGGCTCAGAGTTGCTCGAGCATGTGCTCGGCCGAGCTCACCTTGAACTCGCCGGCGGCTTCGACGTTGAGCTGCTCGACCGTGCCGTCGTTGACGACCATCGAGAAGCGCTGGCCGCGCTTGCCG
The window above is part of the Novosphingobium sp. G106 genome. Proteins encoded here:
- a CDS encoding TetR/AcrR family transcriptional regulator encodes the protein MASNRRMGPQDSATSNALLDATEAVLRNEGYGAATSRRIAAEAGVKQQLVYYYFRTMDELLLATFQRRTARALERLAEDVASERPIQSLWETLTSMVEGKLVFEFVALANHHEGIRAEVARYVAESRRLEAEAIGRQFREQGIDAGPVTPKAAAFVMYAVTLVLRREAATGITEGHDEVLALMDWALNRAK
- a CDS encoding FkbM family methyltransferase; the encoded protein is MQLLKRSLRNLVRRRGWDFVRTPNLNQFLDSRNIDLVIDVGANVGDYGDHLRRWGYRAAIISLEPASEPYGKLEKRISGEAMWDAIRLAAGSEPGEAEINISVDERFNSLLPLTDLAPNFDPQSRVVRTETIKVERLDDILRGKPFARGFLKIDTQGFERQVLDGAAETLARCEGVQLELPIGHLYDDVWSFREALDHMDSLGFVLAQNVPTNTFSHDRASVIEFDCVFRRKYER
- a CDS encoding acyl-CoA reductase, which encodes MTDTYRIPIIARGRIIEPGEDAVEYKGRGGATFLTPDPHKHIHDLVLGNPVLLGDLQQTPIRDIIDFLAEAGKRLRFEDNPYLQESFALALRAGGLAEPILRGVYDDLPLMFDPVSMFAQIDGTIGADYLDGWVPSPAGPHCRVRAVGTRQLHITAGNVPVVAALTIVRGALTKSDVLIKSPSNDPLTANAIMRTMLELDASHPVCKHVAVAYWKGGDEYMDSQIVRTTRIDKITAWGGMSSVKHIQKFLTPGIDLTALNPKFSVSVIGKEALESDAAMDEAARGIATISGFYNQTACVNSRLVYVECKTDDASLDRLAELGRKVVAEYQNLPPILSTPADKPNKDLEAEMEAVALEDDFYTVEGDTVNGGVVISRFPDRVDFYDQLNNRVVNIVPVADLLDVVKWCDDTTQTVGVYPESLRDRLLDPFALAGVQRLVSLKGHNAMDIYKSIHTMPPGMPHDGIEPLRRNVRWVIDHRPIEETALSIAAE
- a CDS encoding nuclear transport factor 2 family protein, whose product is MTTPTSQILNELADREAIKECLYRYSRGMDRLDADMLRTAYWPDCVDDHVGFVGDVEGLIEWSFPIVGSMDQAQHIIGNILIAIHGNSADVESYFYGIQRLNLPDGTKSDVVASGRYVDTLEKRGDEWRILKRLVVTDWFRQYPDSSDWSNGFMGLMIEPGGRYPDDESYKRLKLA
- a CDS encoding phospholipase D-like domain-containing protein; the encoded protein is MDGAQQEHEPASPSVWRYARASRAHVVIDAAAYFDLMQDAMLKARQRIFLISWDFDSRIRLGEGRRWWNLPRRGVFPARLGAFMVWLVKRAPELQIKLLEWNFGALKFLARGTMIVDVVRFFFNRSIDLKLDSAHPIGCSHHQKIAVIDDRFAVCGGIDITSDRWDTREHLHEDPRRRRPNKRLYGPWHDITMMLEGEVAGVLGDLGRERWRVAGGGEMAPCESQTESAWPDDLVAEFTDVEVGIARTRAAYNGCEEIREIEELFVEQIRRAKRFIYAESQYFASRRIAEAIAQRVAEPDPPEIVLINPVTAHGWLEQAAMDAARVRLLHAVAEKDHAQRFRVYVPLTSGGMQIYVHAKLMIVDDEIVRVGSANMNNRSMGLDTECDVFIDAARPGNGHITPAITALRHSLLAEHCGVAVERLAEAIERLGSMASAIESVTAGPDSGAKRLEPFTLRPLTEAEKAIADNAVLDPERPEEMFEPIGGKRGLFRRGGILRRPR
- the folE gene encoding GTP cyclohydrolase I FolE, encoding MSKHDHEHHDGDDGPLSKLPVPDEVQDAIRTLIRWAGDDPSREGLIDTPARVARAWKEYCQGYEEDPGVHLAKVFHEVGGYEEIVLLKDIPFQSHCEHHMAPIIGKASIAYLPRKHVVGISKLARVLHGYARRLQIQERLTAEVAQCIWDHLKPQGVAVVIEAQHGCMTGRGVRTPGVAMITSRLMGHFLEDQSSRKEVLSLMGY